The genomic segment tgtgtctgggtggcatgctttgaggatcggtgtggacttgttggtctgaagggcctgtttccacattgtagggattctattttattCATGATTTAAACCTAATGACATTTGTTTTCAGCACCATTAGATAACAGACAGACAGGCAAACTCAGTCAAgggagaaataaaagaaaataaaaaaagtgatcaGCTCACTTAAACAGTTTTCAAGGTGCATTGTTCCACAGGAATATCTGGTTATTTTGttgttgattttctgaagatgtcaGTGCCTCCTTTTCCAGCTcactcttcagaaaaccaaaagaactgcggatgctgtaaatcaggaacaaaaacaaagttgctgctaaagctcagcaggtctggcagcatctgtgaaagagaaaataaattccatgtttgggtccagtaacccttcctcagatcagttctgaggaagggtcaccagacccgaaacgttaactctgttttctcctccacagatgctgccagacttgctgagcttttccagcaactttgtttttgttccactctTCAGAAAACTTCGGTAATACTTGGAACTTAAGTTTCTATTCTCTGCACTTCCAAAGGCTGATAATGGGAGGTTAGGCTGGGAGCTTTCATACCTACATGCTGTAGCATCAATAGCTTAATTTGTTCTCTCTGAAGCACAGTCCAAATAAGAAATAGTTCAAATTTACCAGCTCCTCCTTCTGTTTGACCATCACgttctctcccagacttgctggcccCAATTCCCAGATATGGGCCTCATTAATGACAAAACATCTGCTCTCTGGCGAGATATACTGGTGCCAAAGATTCTGTAAAGTCCTTTGATCAAGAACCAATCTGCAATTAACTGAGAGGTCTGCCCTCACAAATAAACAACACTGTTCTCTTTCTtatgtaaataaaaacaaatagctGCTCAGagttcacagctccaaatcaaatagatgaaagaataaaataaaagtaatgaaaaatcagcaagagcTGTAATAATGCCAACTATCTCATACACAGAAAACTTTTAAATTTGCAATGATTGTGAATATAGTATTGTGTTTGTTGTTCGAAAATACCATGAAAATGTTCCATGCCTATGGTAATTAGAAAAAAAAGTACATGTTGAATTTAACAAGCTGGATTTATTTCAACATTTGTACAGCACACTCAGTTGAAAATTGGACTATATTGATATCCCACCTTTTTTTACTGAAGTGCATGCTTACATCGGCTATTTGCAAGCAGGTCCACACAGATTAATTTAAGAACTAgcagcaggagtaagccattcagctgaTGGCCAATGGCTGATTACATTTcggcctcaaatccactttcctgctgctTTTAAGCTGTCACTGATCAgaaatctgtctgtcttccccctATAATTATTCAGTGTCCCAATGCTGACAGTactggctcagtagttagcactgcagcctcaccgcgCCAGGGCCGCAGGTTCGATTGCAGCCtcagtctgtatggagtttgcacattctccccatgtctgcgtgggtttcctccggatgctccagtttcctcccacagtccaaaggtgtgcaggcgggtggattggccatgctaaattgcccatagtgttcaggggtgtgtgggttatagggggatgggtctaggtgggatgcttcaacgggcagtgtagacttgttgggctgaagggcctgtttccacactgtagggaatctaatatactccagatgtggtctcaccagcactttgtacagttacagtaagacATCCTTACTATTATGGTCCAATCCTATTtaaataagagccaacattcaTAGTGTCATAGGTCCAACCAGTctaggtatcctaaactgaacattttcctgcctttggcccacatACCTTAAAGCCTTCCCtaatcatgtacctgtccaaatgtattttaaaagggataattatacctgcctctaccactttttCTGGCTGATCCAtatgcacaccatcttctgtgtgaaaagtttgcccttcaagtcccttttaaatatttcactctcaccttaaacctgtgccatctagttttggactccccttccctggggaaaagacctgggctattcaccttatacatgcccctcatgattttataaatgtccatAAGGTTACCCTTCTGCCTCCAATGTTCTAggaaaagaagtcccagcctatccaggctctcctgaaaactcaaaccttccagaccaggcaacgttTTTGTCCATTTTGTCTGttccctttctagtttaacaacatccttctgatagtagGGCTACCAGAATCGAACACAGTGTTCTAAAAGTAGCATTAGCCATACAGTATACAGCCGTAACATGAAGTGCCAAGTCCTATATTCGTGTGCTCACTTTCTGTGTTTATGCACAaggccaccaccacctcccccactcaAGTCCTTttgtattgcagctttctgcattgtttctctgtttaaataaccCTCTATTCTTTTGTTCctaaatgaacaacttcacattttccctcatTAGACTGCATTTGCTAACTCTTGTGTTGACGGTCATCgttagcttcttaattccaggctatttttgaattcaaattccatcatctgccacatTCAGATTTGAACCTTTGTCCTGGAACATTTCATGGGTCTCTGGGTTGATTGTCAAAATGTTTGAATCTTCCCATGTGTAACCATGGTTGAGTTTTACTGCACTGTTTGATAATATCTCTTTTCACTGCAGATAAACCCTCACCACCAACAATTCACAAATCCCCAGCACCACAGTCCAGTTCAGATGGTCAAATCATTGCCATTACTTGCAAAGGCAACATTCACTCCAATGAAGGCACTTACTACCTGTACAACAGTCGTcatcaaaactatacacagttGCTTCACCTAACTGGAGATGAAAAGACTGCGACGTTCATAATCAAGATGGGAACTGACTTCATTGGAAATTACAGCTGCAATTATAAAACAAAGGTTTTAGGAAATTGGGTATATTCTCCATTCAGTAAATACATTTCTATTACTCAAGAAGATGAGTGGCGACGCAAAGCAGAACAAGGTTAGATATTTTTCCAGTGTGTTACCTGGCTTTTTTGTCTGTGAATAGGTGATATAAAAGCAAATTGATATTTATGAagggatgctggagtcagaggtaataccgtgtggagctggaagaacactacagcgtcagaggagcaggaaaattgacgttttgggttgggacccttcttcagaaaaaaatattaTTTACGAGTATTCCTGCATTATTCCTTCagaataggccttttggcccatcgagtctgtaccgcAAAATATATTAAATCCACGCTAGTGCCACTTGCCAACATTAGGTCCATAGCCTTGGATGTCATGACATTCCTTTGAATGTTGCATCAACAAAgatttcattcactcatgggacatggacattgctAGTTGGGCCTGCAATGGTGCCCATTTCTATTTGACCCTTGAGGAGGTATTTGTGAACTACCTTTCTGTATTGCCGCAGTCCATGTGCCATCCTGTTTCATTCTTTTTCAATCTCCCATTGAGACAGGCAAAACTTCCAATGTAAAATGGAGAACTgcaggatgctggaaatctgaaacagaactgAAAGTGCTGCAGAATCTCAGCAGTTATGGCAGTggctgtgtgggagagagcgagagaaccagagttaatgttacaggttataactgcagaaagtgctggagaaactcaacagatctggcagcatctgtggagaaagagagtgtaGTGATTTGAACCAAGAccagatggatctcattgacCATGAGATCTTTGATTGGGATTGCTAACctaggccaatcagggagccctagctgacagctATAAAGAGGAGATTCAGAAAGTCTCATCATTCTGGAGACTGGCTCAGAGCTGGAtttacacatgtaaataaagggtgacttggtgatggaatactagcctctgtgcagttatttcagtggcaatgataGAAAACAGCATGATCCTGAAGAAACACTTACAACCATTGTCTGTAAATTAGGGTTACCATTTCTGGCATCTTGCTTATATCTGGGAAACTTGATTCATTCAATCTAGCTGTTGGAGGCTGAGCCCAGCATGTGGAGAGAATGCAATTTGTTTTCTGGAAAAATGACATTAGGGCAGATGAAAAGAAATGAGTGACccttctgactgcttgtggaTCCATAGCATTTTTAGTTATTAGAAGCTTAACTTTCCCTGAGTCACCAGATCCTAAAACCTTTTAAGATTGATTTAGTTCACaaatattacaaccccaagcctcctctaattctgagatgctatcagttttatttGGCTGTTCAAGAAACAGGGGGATCTGTCTCAGGATTTTTAATGACattaagacaactggcagagaCATGTGA from the Stegostoma tigrinum isolate sSteTig4 chromosome 30, sSteTig4.hap1, whole genome shotgun sequence genome contains:
- the LOC125465973 gene encoding uncharacterized protein LOC125465973 isoform X2 yields the protein MWNFLWKMLSFPVFFRIVHLHGLVGQEDVYKPSPPTIHKSPAPQSSSDGQIIAITCKGNIHSNEGTYYLYNSRHQNYTQLLHLTGDEKTATFIIKMGTDFIGNYSCNYKTKVLGNWVYSPFSKYISITQEDEWRRKAEQDAQKKLCLYVDVTCGALLIVLIIVTLTSFFIVNKAAQSKRHNIERKSITADGITSLEEHDATYINVAFQAE
- the LOC125465973 gene encoding uncharacterized protein LOC125465973 isoform X1, with product MWNFLWKMLSFPVFFRIVHLHGLVGQEDVYKPSPPTIHKSPAPQSSSDGQIIAITCKGNIHSNEGTYYLYNSRHQNYTQLLHLTGDEKTATFIIKMGTDFIGNYSCNYKTKVLGNWVYSPFSKYISITQEDEWRRKAEQDAQKKLCLYVDVTCGALLIVLIIVTLTSFFIVNKAAQSKRHNIERKSITADGITSLEEHDATWSKEHTPLATSMEVR
- the LOC125465973 gene encoding uncharacterized protein LOC125465973 isoform X4; translation: MWNFLWKMLSFPVFFRIVHLHGLVGQEDVYKPSPPTIHKSPAPQSSSDGQIIAITCKGNIHSNEGTYYLYNSRHQNYTQLLHLTGDEKTATFIIKMGTDFIGNYSCNYKTKVLGNWVYSPFSKYISITQEDEWRRKAEQAAQSKRHNIERKSITADGITSLEEHDATYINVAFQAE
- the LOC125465973 gene encoding uncharacterized protein LOC125465973 isoform X3 encodes the protein MWNFLWKMLSFPVFFRIVHLHGLVGQEDVYKPSPPTIHKSPAPQSSSDGQIIAITCKGNIHSNEGTYYLYNSRHQNYTQLLHLTGDEKTATFIIKMGTDFIGNYSCNYKTKVLGNWVYSPFSKYISITQEDEWRRKAEQDAQKKLCLYVDVTCGALLIVLIIVTLTSFFIVNKAQSKRHNIERKSITADGITSLEEHDATYINVAFQAE